TGATAGCGCCGCGCAGCAGCGTCTTCCCCGCGTTGGCGGTGCAGGGCGGCCAGGTGGAAGTACACCTCGCGCATCCAGCCCAGGTTCGGGGCCTTGTCGGCGTGCGCGAGGCACCAGACCAGATCCTGCATCGCAGCGGCGCGCTCACCAAACAAACCTGGCACCTGTGCGCGCACCACGCCCGACATCCAGCGCGCGACGAACAACTCGCCCCCGCTGAGCCGCTTGGCTTCGTCGAGCTGCTTCAGCGTGTCGCGCACCCAACCGGGCCGCTTCAGCAGGAAGACATCGTCCGCGTGGCCCGCTCGCAGCGACGCGACCGCCGTCAGGTACATAGCTTTTGCACATCATCCAGCCCGGCTTCGAAGCGCTTGAGCACGCCATTGAAATAGTCGATGCCTTCGGCATGGCGGCCCGCATTGGCAAACTGGGACATCAGCAGGAAGATCAGTTGCGGATCTGAGGGCGGGCGCCACTGGTTCACCTGCTTCAGGTAAGCAAGCTCCGGACGCTGTGCGTCTGTCGATGTGGCCGCTTGCGCCAGCAGCGCCGGCAGCCCGGCGCAAAAGGTAACTACTACGAGGAAATGGAAGAATCGAGTCATGGTAGACCTCCTTTGGGATAGGCTTTGAGATAGGTGCCGTAACTTGCATTATGCAAGTCACTAGCCATACTGTAGTCACTTGCAGAAAAGAAGTCAAGCAGGTAAGCTGTAGCGATGGCAAAGACCTACGAAATCAACGAATGCCCGGTGGCGAGGACGCTGGATTTGATTGGCGAGCGCTGGACCATCCTGCTGCTGCGGGACTTGCTGCTGCAGGGGCCGCGACGGTTTCAGGACTTTCAGACGTCATTGCCGGGGATCGCGCCCAACATCCTCTCAGCGCGCCTGAAGTCCCTCGAAGACAACGGACTCGTGCGTCGGGATCTCTACAACGACCGCCCGCCGCGGCTCGAGTACGTTCTTACCGACAAGGGAAAGAGTCTGGGATCGATCCTGAAGGCAATACGCGACTGGGGCGTCAAGCACAGTTGATAGCGCTCCCGGCCTCCTCGCCCGTATAGCGCCGCCGTCAGGCCGACTTTCTTCGGCTGACAACCTGTTGGA
This portion of the Burkholderiales bacterium genome encodes:
- a CDS encoding helix-turn-helix transcriptional regulator, whose product is MAKTYEINECPVARTLDLIGERWTILLLRDLLLQGPRRFQDFQTSLPGIAPNILSARLKSLEDNGLVRRDLYNDRPPRLEYVLTDKGKSLGSILKAIRDWGVKHS